A part of Magnetospirillum sp. genomic DNA contains:
- a CDS encoding 3-isopropylmalate dehydratase: protein MSGKAFVYGDNVDTDMLAPGLYMKFGIEDIARHCLEAVDPTFAATVRAGDFVVGGDNFGMGSSREQAPQALRHLGVAAVIARSFAGLFFRNAVNLGLAPLVCADIDKIAAGDELAVDAARGTIQNRTTGLALRCEALPAHLLAMLNDGGLIPHLEKKLKAARK, encoded by the coding sequence ATGAGCGGCAAAGCCTTCGTCTACGGCGATAATGTCGATACCGACATGCTTGCCCCCGGCCTCTACATGAAGTTCGGCATCGAGGACATTGCGCGCCATTGCCTCGAGGCGGTCGATCCGACTTTCGCCGCAACCGTACGCGCGGGCGACTTCGTGGTCGGCGGCGACAATTTCGGCATGGGCTCGTCGCGTGAACAAGCCCCGCAAGCTTTGCGACATCTGGGCGTCGCGGCGGTTATTGCGCGGTCGTTTGCGGGCTTGTTCTTCCGCAACGCCGTCAATCTCGGCTTGGCGCCGCTCGTGTGCGCCGATATCGACAAGATCGCAGCAGGCGACGAACTCGCCGTCGATGCCGCGCGCGGCACGATCCAGAACCGCACCACGGGCTTGGCTTTGCGATGCGAAGCGCTGCCCGCCCATTTGCTGGCGATGCTGAATGACGGCGGCCTCATTCCCCATCTCGAAAAGAAACTGAAGGCAGCAAGAAAATGA
- a CDS encoding hydantoinase/oxoprolinase family protein yields the protein MKPSLVVGVDVGGTFTDLFFFDEATGVAQTRKVPSTRGDQSIGFVAGIKSGEADFARIAAVVHGTTVGTNALLERKGARTGVIMTRGFRDVLEMRRRDRRQTWGLWGEFVPAIPRDLRLEVPERTLADGTVREAVDLGAVETAARQLIAAGAEAVAIVFINAYANDANERAALATLRKVWPNPYVTASHEILPEIREFERASTASLNAYLQPVVASYLSRLDKRLVDGGAKGQLLIVQSNGGVMSVETAARLPVRTALSGPAAGVIAAAHIAKSAGFADVLTGDMGGTSFDVALIADGKAALAAQSTIEFGMVVRTPMIEITTIGAGGGSIAWVDRGGLLQIGPESAGSDPGPAAYGLGATRPTVTDANVVMGRINAARPIGGKLTSLDIDAAKRAIDQHVAVPLGLATLAAAEAIARVANSRMAGALRLVSIERGHDPQRFALMPFGGAGALHAGALMKETGLGATLVPRFPGVTSALGCVIADMRHDFVRTVNRPLGALDTQALGKAIADYATEGERLVRAAGVELEAIACEMELDMSYVGQTHTLAVPLDDAKPDAAAIRAAFEKAYKAAFGRLLEGIEMRVLTLRVAVVGRRPKIDLSRLAPQGGSVAAAKTGTRSVWFDGAWAETAIYDRLALPVDARIEGPAILEQPDATTVIEPDLAATVDRFGNLIVRRR from the coding sequence ATGAAACCGAGTCTTGTCGTCGGCGTCGATGTCGGCGGAACCTTTACCGATCTGTTCTTCTTCGACGAAGCCACGGGCGTGGCACAAACGCGCAAGGTACCCTCGACGCGCGGCGACCAGTCGATCGGCTTCGTCGCCGGCATTAAATCCGGCGAAGCGGATTTCGCGCGAATTGCCGCCGTTGTGCACGGCACGACCGTCGGTACCAACGCGTTGCTGGAGCGCAAAGGCGCGCGCACCGGCGTGATCATGACGCGGGGCTTTCGCGATGTGCTGGAAATGCGCCGCCGCGACCGGCGCCAGACCTGGGGTCTGTGGGGCGAGTTCGTGCCGGCCATCCCGCGCGACCTGCGCCTTGAAGTTCCCGAACGCACATTGGCTGACGGCACAGTGCGCGAAGCGGTAGATCTGGGCGCCGTCGAGACAGCGGCACGCCAGCTGATCGCGGCCGGTGCCGAGGCTGTCGCGATCGTTTTCATCAACGCCTATGCCAACGACGCCAACGAACGCGCCGCCCTCGCGACGTTGCGTAAAGTTTGGCCGAACCCGTACGTGACCGCGTCGCACGAAATCCTGCCCGAAATCCGCGAGTTCGAACGCGCCTCAACGGCGTCGCTGAACGCCTATCTGCAGCCCGTTGTCGCTTCCTATCTGTCGCGGCTCGACAAGCGGCTTGTCGACGGCGGTGCAAAAGGCCAATTGCTGATCGTGCAGTCGAACGGCGGCGTCATGTCGGTCGAGACGGCCGCACGCCTGCCCGTGCGCACGGCTCTGTCGGGGCCTGCTGCGGGCGTGATTGCGGCTGCGCACATCGCCAAGAGTGCCGGCTTCGCCGACGTGCTGACGGGCGACATGGGCGGGACCTCTTTCGACGTCGCCCTCATCGCCGACGGCAAGGCGGCTCTTGCGGCACAGTCGACGATCGAATTCGGCATGGTCGTACGCACGCCGATGATCGAGATCACGACGATCGGTGCGGGCGGCGGATCGATCGCCTGGGTCGATCGCGGTGGCCTGCTGCAGATCGGCCCCGAAAGTGCGGGCTCCGATCCGGGCCCGGCCGCCTACGGCCTGGGTGCCACGCGCCCGACCGTAACCGACGCCAATGTCGTGATGGGCCGCATCAATGCCGCACGCCCCATCGGCGGCAAACTCACCTCCCTCGATATCGATGCCGCCAAACGCGCCATCGACCAGCATGTTGCCGTCCCACTCGGGCTTGCGACGTTGGCGGCGGCAGAAGCGATCGCGCGCGTGGCCAATAGCCGCATGGCGGGTGCTTTGCGCCTTGTATCGATCGAACGCGGCCACGATCCGCAGCGTTTTGCGCTCATGCCGTTCGGCGGTGCGGGTGCGTTGCATGCCGGCGCGCTGATGAAAGAAACAGGGCTTGGCGCCACGCTCGTGCCGCGCTTTCCCGGCGTTACGTCGGCCTTGGGCTGCGTAATTGCCGACATGCGCCACGATTTCGTGCGCACCGTGAACCGCCCGCTTGGCGCGCTCGATACGCAAGCTCTCGGCAAAGCAATCGCCGACTACGCGACAGAAGGCGAGCGCCTTGTGCGTGCCGCCGGCGTCGAGCTTGAAGCGATCGCGTGCGAAATGGAACTCGACATGAGCTATGTCGGCCAAACGCACACGCTGGCCGTCCCGCTCGACGATGCCAAGCCGGATGCGGCCGCCATTCGCGCGGCTTTCGAAAAAGCCTACAAGGCCGCCTTCGGGCGACTGCTCGAAGGCATCGAAATGCGCGTGCTGACGTTGCGCGTCGCGGTCGTGGGAAGGCGCCCGAAGATCGATCTTTCGCGTCTCGCCCCGCAAGGTGGCAGCGTTGCCGCCGCCAAGACAGGCACGCGGTCGGTTTGGTTCGACGGTGCATGGGCCGAAACCGCGATCTACGACCGGCTCGCACTGCCGGTCGATGCGCGCATCGAAGGTCCGGCCATTCTCGAACAGCCGGACGCAACGACCGTGATCGAGCCCGATCTGGCGGCGACAGTCGATCGTTTCGGCAATCTGATCGTGAGGCGGCGATGA
- a CDS encoding aldo/keto reductase, translated as MKFNPLGRSGLIVSKVCLGGNSWGAKGRRAWAGFDADDSVPFFRRALDLGINFFDTADAYNMGLSETIMGETLMGFVPREEIVISTKVGLKMGDKPNRHGLGRKHILASIDAQLKRLKTDYVDVYQIHRLDDITPIEEFMETLDILVRSGRVRYIGASTMPAFRLAQMLAVADRYGYARPIVMQNLYNLIQREEERDMNVLCLEAGLGLIPYSPLARGFLAANRVKGGGGETERAKSDAGAKQELYRDCDWAIIDALKKVAAARGCKPAQVALLWLWSKPVMAAPIIGATKLEQLDDAAAASDMVPLNAAEVAALEAPYQWRPHPGWGL; from the coding sequence ATGAAATTCAATCCTTTGGGCCGCTCGGGCCTGATCGTGAGCAAGGTGTGCCTCGGCGGCAATTCGTGGGGTGCCAAAGGCCGCCGTGCATGGGCCGGGTTCGACGCCGACGACAGCGTGCCGTTTTTCCGCCGCGCCCTCGATCTCGGGATCAATTTCTTCGATACGGCCGACGCCTACAATATGGGCCTCTCGGAGACGATCATGGGCGAAACGCTTATGGGCTTCGTGCCGCGCGAGGAGATCGTGATCTCGACCAAGGTCGGGCTCAAGATGGGCGACAAGCCGAACCGCCACGGCCTCGGCCGCAAGCACATCCTCGCCTCGATCGACGCGCAGTTGAAGCGTCTCAAAACCGACTACGTGGACGTCTACCAGATACATCGTCTCGACGACATCACGCCGATCGAAGAATTCATGGAGACGCTCGACATTCTCGTGCGCTCGGGCCGCGTGCGCTATATCGGCGCTTCGACGATGCCGGCATTTCGGCTCGCACAGATGCTGGCGGTTGCCGACCGCTACGGCTATGCCCGGCCGATCGTGATGCAGAATCTCTACAATCTCATCCAGCGCGAGGAAGAGCGCGACATGAATGTGCTGTGCCTCGAAGCGGGGCTCGGGCTCATTCCCTATTCGCCGCTGGCGCGGGGATTCCTCGCCGCCAACCGGGTCAAAGGTGGGGGCGGGGAGACCGAGCGCGCCAAGAGCGACGCGGGTGCGAAACAGGAGCTCTATCGCGACTGCGATTGGGCGATCATTGATGCGCTCAAGAAAGTCGCGGCCGCGCGCGGCTGCAAGCCTGCCCAAGTCGCGTTGTTGTGGCTGTGGTCGAAACCGGTGATGGCCGCACCCATCATCGGGGCCACCAAACTCGAGCAGCTCGACGATGCGGCAGCGGCCAGCGACATGGTGCCGCTCAATGCTGCCGAAGTCGCCGCACTCGAAGCGCCTTATCAGTGGCGCCCGCATCCCGGCTGGGGGCTCTAG
- a CDS encoding FAD-dependent oxidoreductase, translating to MSIRSADGVSFEALIPVLIVGAGAAGHVAALACRDAGIDCAMLERDPQPQGSTALSSGLVPAANTAMQRAKGIADTPALFAADIQRKAKGEADPLLVARLTETVGATVDWLARRHAIPFELLEGFLYPGHSALRMHGTPRRTGAELMDSLVAAAAAAGAETLTNAHVVELYADNDGRVRGVGLLRPDGTQERLRCEALVLACNGFGGNSEMVAQFLPEMRDALYFGHTGNRGDAVAWGQALGAATRHLGAYQGHGSVADPHGILISWAVMMEGGIQVNRNGNRFSNEHHGYSEQSVAVLQQPERVAFCIYDGRCHAAALQFEEYRQAIALGAVREFPDAQALAVAFGLPHDNLAHAIAQTHNASPDPFGRDFSGKQPLSPPFWGVRVTGALFHTQGGLVVDADARVCRADGTTLPNLFAAGGAACGVSGPAVWGYLSGNGLLSAVGLGRIAGEAAARSVSA from the coding sequence ATGAGCATCCGCAGCGCCGACGGTGTTTCGTTCGAAGCACTCATCCCGGTGCTGATCGTCGGTGCTGGGGCAGCCGGCCATGTTGCGGCACTTGCCTGCCGCGACGCGGGCATCGACTGCGCGATGCTCGAACGCGACCCGCAGCCGCAGGGCTCGACGGCCCTGTCGTCGGGCCTCGTACCGGCGGCCAACACGGCGATGCAGCGTGCCAAAGGCATCGCCGATACGCCCGCACTCTTTGCCGCCGACATCCAGCGCAAGGCTAAGGGCGAGGCAGATCCGTTGTTGGTGGCCCGCTTGACCGAAACGGTCGGCGCCACAGTCGACTGGCTTGCACGCCGCCATGCGATCCCGTTCGAACTCCTCGAAGGCTTTCTATATCCGGGCCACAGCGCCCTGCGCATGCACGGAACGCCCCGGCGTACTGGCGCCGAACTCATGGACAGCCTGGTCGCTGCCGCCGCAGCGGCCGGAGCGGAAACGCTGACGAACGCGCACGTCGTCGAACTTTATGCAGACAACGACGGACGCGTGCGCGGCGTGGGCCTCTTGCGGCCCGACGGCACGCAAGAGCGACTCAGGTGCGAAGCACTCGTGCTTGCCTGCAATGGCTTCGGCGGCAATTCCGAGATGGTCGCGCAGTTTCTGCCGGAGATGCGCGATGCGCTCTATTTTGGCCATACCGGCAATCGCGGCGATGCGGTGGCGTGGGGCCAGGCGCTGGGGGCCGCCACGCGGCATCTGGGCGCCTACCAAGGCCACGGGTCGGTCGCCGATCCGCACGGCATATTGATCAGCTGGGCCGTGATGATGGAAGGCGGCATCCAGGTCAATCGCAACGGCAACCGTTTCTCGAACGAGCATCACGGCTATTCCGAGCAATCGGTCGCAGTGCTCCAGCAGCCCGAGCGCGTTGCATTTTGTATCTACGACGGTCGCTGCCATGCGGCGGCGCTCCAGTTCGAAGAATATCGACAGGCAATCGCGCTCGGTGCGGTGCGCGAATTCCCCGATGCGCAAGCGCTTGCAGTCGCCTTCGGCCTGCCGCACGACAATCTCGCACACGCGATCGCACAGACGCATAACGCATCGCCCGATCCGTTCGGACGCGATTTTTCCGGCAAACAGCCGCTCTCCCCGCCATTCTGGGGCGTTCGCGTAACCGGTGCGCTGTTCCACACGCAAGGCGGGCTCGTGGTCGATGCCGACGCACGCGTCTGCCGTGCGGACGGTACGACACTGCCCAACCTTTTTGCCGCCGGCGGTGCGGCGTGCGGCGTCTCGGGTCCCGCCGTATGGGGCTATCTCTCCGGCAACGGCCTCTTGTCGGCCGTCGGGCTTGGGCGCATTGCGGGTGAAGCCGCCGCGCGCAGCGTCTCCGCCTAG
- a CDS encoding cysteine hydrolase has protein sequence MSDLSTTALLICDLQNDFLDTKGAYGRAGQTSAEIAAVPARVAAVAARVRQQGGWIVSTHFTLVPGKGGDPFISAHLKKLRPFLAKGDFAPGSWGHDLVDALKPADISVEKVAYSAFYMTRLEWVLRKAGIDTLAICGIVTNGGVASTLRDAHVRDFKTVLLEDGCAAFDARVHATAVASLGAISPVMRCADFASLP, from the coding sequence ATGAGCGATCTTTCGACGACGGCCCTCCTTATCTGCGATCTGCAGAACGATTTTCTCGATACCAAAGGCGCCTACGGGCGTGCGGGGCAGACGAGTGCGGAGATCGCGGCTGTACCTGCGCGCGTCGCGGCAGTCGCCGCGCGCGTGCGCCAGCAAGGCGGCTGGATCGTCTCGACGCACTTTACGCTGGTCCCCGGCAAGGGCGGCGATCCCTTTATCTCGGCGCATCTTAAAAAGCTGCGGCCGTTTCTGGCAAAGGGCGACTTCGCGCCCGGCAGTTGGGGGCACGACCTTGTCGACGCGCTGAAGCCAGCCGACATCTCGGTCGAGAAAGTCGCCTATTCGGCATTCTACATGACGCGGCTTGAATGGGTGTTGCGCAAAGCCGGCATCGATACGCTGGCAATCTGCGGCATCGTGACCAATGGCGGCGTGGCGAGCACTTTGCGCGACGCGCATGTGCGCGATTTCAAGACCGTGCTGCTCGAAGACGGCTGTGCCGCCTTCGACGCCCGCGTCCACGCCACGGCCGTTGCGTCGTTGGGCGCCATCTCGCCCGTGATGCGCTGCGCCGACTTCGCATCGTTGCCATGA
- a CDS encoding ABC transporter ATP-binding protein, with amino-acid sequence MSAILEVSGLTVRFASQGQTVHAVEDVSFSLEAGQTLGIVGESGSGKSVTALALMRLVPSPPGRIVSGSVRFAGRDLLALNPAELRKIRGREIAMIFQDPMSSLNPVLTVGRQLTEVMETHLGLDARQARIQAIDLMKLVGIPSPERRLDEYPHRFSGGMRQRVMIAMAVACRPKLLIADEPTTALDVTIQAQILEIIRNLQRELGMAVIMITHDLGVVAGMADRICVMYGGRVVEAGSARDVFADPRMPYTAGLLGSVPRLDRPSERRLVPITGTPPDSVGAATSCRFAPRCGLTADICRSSVPALRTVAPDHLSACHFDPVLASGGAR; translated from the coding sequence GTGAGCGCCATACTCGAAGTTTCGGGCCTCACGGTTCGCTTCGCTTCGCAAGGGCAGACCGTGCATGCGGTCGAAGACGTGTCCTTCTCGCTCGAAGCTGGGCAGACGCTCGGCATCGTGGGCGAGTCCGGCTCCGGCAAGTCGGTTACCGCCCTTGCCTTGATGCGTCTTGTGCCGTCGCCGCCGGGACGAATTGTCTCGGGCAGCGTGCGTTTCGCCGGGCGCGATCTGCTCGCGCTGAACCCGGCGGAGCTGCGAAAGATCCGCGGGCGCGAGATCGCGATGATCTTCCAGGATCCAATGAGTTCGCTCAATCCAGTGCTGACCGTCGGCCGCCAATTGACGGAAGTGATGGAAACCCATCTGGGGCTCGATGCGCGGCAGGCGCGCATCCAAGCGATCGACCTCATGAAGCTCGTCGGCATCCCGTCGCCCGAGCGGCGGCTGGACGAATATCCACATCGTTTCTCGGGCGGCATGCGCCAGCGCGTGATGATCGCGATGGCGGTCGCGTGCCGGCCCAAGCTTTTGATCGCCGACGAGCCCACGACCGCACTCGACGTGACGATCCAAGCCCAGATTCTCGAGATCATCCGCAATTTGCAGCGCGAGCTCGGCATGGCGGTCATCATGATCACGCACGATCTGGGCGTCGTCGCCGGCATGGCGGACCGCATCTGCGTGATGTATGGCGGGCGCGTGGTTGAGGCGGGGTCCGCGCGCGACGTGTTCGCCGATCCGCGCATGCCCTATACGGCAGGCTTGCTCGGCTCGGTGCCGCGCCTCGACCGGCCGTCGGAGCGACGCCTCGTGCCGATCACTGGTACGCCGCCGGATTCAGTCGGCGCTGCCACGAGTTGCCGTTTTGCGCCGCGCTGCGGCTTGACGGCGGATATCTGCCGCAGTTCCGTTCCGGCCTTGCGGACCGTCGCACCCGACCATCTCTCCGCGTGCCATTTCGATCCGGTGCTTGCATCGGGAGGTGCGCGATGA
- a CDS encoding ATP-binding cassette domain-containing protein yields MKPLVSVEKLQVHFPVYRGIVFERQVGTVQAVDGVDLQIRRGETLGLVGESGCGKSTVGRAILRLQQPTGGRILFDGADLATLEGEAMRTFRRRVQLIFQDPYASLNPRMSVGEVLAEPILLYGLRQGAAVGERVRELLSLVGLSPSHAGRYPHEFSGGQRQRIGIARALACEPDLIVCDEPVSALDVSIQAQIVNLLQDLQERLSLAYLFIAHSLNVIKHISSRVAVMYLGQVVEIGETADVYGAARHPYTRALLSAVPVPDPEIERRRTRIILQGDVPSPMDPPPGCRFASRCPIVEDRCRTSAPSLAQAGANTSLAACWRTAESQTLMPDLFSPQTGETIR; encoded by the coding sequence ATGAAGCCGCTCGTTTCGGTCGAGAAGTTGCAGGTCCATTTCCCGGTCTATCGCGGGATCGTGTTCGAGCGTCAAGTCGGCACCGTCCAGGCTGTGGACGGCGTCGATCTGCAGATACGGCGCGGCGAGACGCTAGGCCTTGTCGGCGAATCCGGCTGCGGCAAATCGACGGTTGGGCGCGCCATTTTGCGGCTGCAGCAGCCCACCGGCGGGCGCATCCTGTTCGACGGCGCTGATCTTGCCACGCTTGAAGGCGAGGCAATGCGCACGTTCCGCCGTCGCGTGCAGCTGATCTTCCAGGATCCTTACGCGAGCCTCAATCCGCGCATGAGCGTGGGCGAGGTGCTGGCCGAACCGATTCTGCTCTATGGGTTGCGGCAGGGTGCGGCTGTGGGTGAGCGCGTGCGCGAATTGCTGTCGCTTGTCGGCTTGAGCCCCAGCCATGCCGGCCGCTATCCGCACGAATTCTCGGGCGGTCAGCGCCAGCGCATCGGCATCGCGCGCGCATTGGCGTGCGAACCCGATCTCATCGTGTGCGACGAGCCGGTGTCGGCTCTCGACGTGTCGATCCAAGCGCAGATCGTCAATTTGCTGCAGGATCTGCAGGAGCGGCTGTCGCTCGCCTATCTGTTCATCGCGCACAGCCTCAACGTGATCAAACACATCTCGAGCCGCGTCGCGGTGATGTATCTGGGGCAGGTGGTTGAGATCGGCGAGACGGCCGATGTCTACGGGGCCGCACGCCATCCCTATACGCGCGCGCTGTTGTCGGCGGTCCCTGTTCCCGATCCTGAAATCGAGCGGCGGCGCACGCGCATCATCCTGCAGGGCGACGTGCCGAGCCCGATGGACCCGCCGCCCGGTTGCCGGTTTGCAAGCCGTTGCCCGATCGTCGAAGATCGCTGCCGTACGAGTGCACCTTCACTCGCACAGGCCGGGGCGAATACGAGCCTTGCTGCCTGCTGGCGCACGGCTGAGTCGCAGACCCTGATGCCCGATTTGTTTTCGCCCCAAACTGGAGAAACGATCCGATGA
- a CDS encoding isocitrate lyase/phosphoenolpyruvate mutase family protein, giving the protein MSLRARLQKQEILLAPGVYDGLTTRFAEQAGFEAAYLSGASICYSRFGLPDIGLVTATEAADTLGAIRERATIPLIVDIDTGFGNALNVQRTVRLFERNGANALQLEDQIFPKRCGHLRDKGVVGTGEMVGKIKAALDARRSAETLIVARTDAIAVEGFAAALDRAEAYVEAGADVLFVEAPPDRAGLAEVASRFGKRLPVLANMVEGGRTPLLSAVELQALGFRIAIFPGGTARAVAHALESYFAGLKQNGTTAGMADRMYDFVRINAALGTDAMLTNGKRYEAKDPK; this is encoded by the coding sequence ATGAGCCTGCGTGCGCGCCTGCAAAAGCAGGAGATCCTGCTGGCCCCCGGCGTTTACGACGGGCTCACGACCCGTTTTGCGGAACAGGCTGGCTTCGAGGCCGCCTATCTCTCGGGCGCTTCAATCTGCTATAGCCGTTTCGGTCTGCCCGATATCGGCCTCGTGACGGCAACGGAAGCGGCCGACACGCTTGGCGCCATCCGCGAGCGCGCAACGATCCCGCTTATCGTCGATATCGATACGGGCTTCGGCAATGCGCTGAATGTCCAGCGCACTGTGCGGCTCTTCGAACGCAATGGTGCGAACGCGCTGCAGCTCGAAGACCAGATCTTCCCCAAGCGCTGCGGCCATCTGCGCGACAAGGGCGTGGTTGGGACCGGCGAAATGGTCGGCAAGATCAAGGCGGCGCTCGATGCACGCCGCTCGGCCGAAACGCTGATCGTGGCGCGTACAGACGCGATCGCAGTCGAAGGTTTTGCCGCAGCCCTCGACCGCGCCGAGGCCTATGTCGAAGCCGGGGCTGACGTGCTGTTCGTCGAGGCCCCGCCCGACCGCGCGGGCTTGGCGGAGGTCGCAAGCCGCTTCGGCAAGCGCCTACCGGTTCTTGCCAACATGGTCGAAGGCGGACGCACGCCGCTGCTGTCGGCAGTCGAGTTGCAAGCGCTCGGCTTTCGCATCGCGATCTTCCCCGGCGGTACTGCGCGTGCGGTCGCACATGCGCTCGAAAGCTATTTTGCAGGCCTCAAGCAAAACGGCACTACCGCCGGCATGGCCGACCGCATGTACGATTTCGTGCGCATCAATGCAGCACTGGGCACCGATGCGATGCTCACCAACGGCAAACGCTACGAAGCCAAGGACCCCAAATGA
- a CDS encoding hydantoinase B/oxoprolinase family protein, with the protein MTIDAVTLAVLKGRLEQIADEMDATLFRTAFNPIIAEAHDASHGLYDAENGDTLVQGKSGLPIFVGVMAFAVRAVIAKVKRDGSLADGDVFLFNDPYDGGTHLSDFKLVRPYFRDGRLFCWLASVGHWHDVGGNVPGNYNPAATESFQEGMHIPPVKLVSAGRLNADIVDILKCNSRLPLSLYGDMSGQINALDLGVKRMDTLLDQYGGAVIAETFGELRARAAKLMRACIAELPDGTYSAEDWLDNDGISDVPLRIALDIVKKGETMSLDFSRSSPPCAGPVNIARSTAIASCYVALKHVFRDVPANAGCLEPISFTIPEVSLLSAQAPKPVGGYTETILRVIDVVFQALAKAAPLAVNGCAYGTINALSLAGHRRDGRRWVMFSFFGGGLGGSPESDGLNHGNAPISTATIPPVEILEAAYPVLFTQWALRPDSGGAGRHRGGLGAVYELELLEEQADVFLFGERGRTAPPGVAGGKEAAMNRFSYPTATGGTAQPPMASKMTGLHIAKGDRLRLETPGGGGYGLPNERPANAIARDVALGYVTQAAANRDYPAQAKDAAQ; encoded by the coding sequence ATGACAATCGACGCCGTCACCCTCGCCGTCCTCAAAGGCCGTCTCGAGCAAATCGCCGACGAGATGGATGCAACCTTGTTCCGCACCGCCTTCAATCCGATCATCGCCGAGGCGCACGATGCCTCGCACGGGCTCTACGACGCCGAGAACGGCGACACGCTGGTCCAGGGGAAATCGGGATTGCCGATCTTCGTCGGCGTCATGGCGTTTGCCGTGCGCGCGGTCATCGCCAAGGTCAAGCGCGACGGCAGCTTGGCGGATGGCGACGTATTCTTGTTCAACGACCCCTACGACGGCGGCACGCATCTTTCGGACTTTAAGCTCGTGCGCCCCTATTTCCGCGACGGCCGGCTTTTCTGCTGGCTCGCCTCGGTCGGCCATTGGCACGATGTGGGCGGCAACGTGCCGGGCAACTACAATCCGGCGGCGACCGAAAGCTTCCAGGAGGGCATGCATATCCCGCCTGTGAAACTCGTTTCGGCTGGGCGCCTCAATGCCGACATTGTCGACATCCTCAAATGCAACAGCCGCCTGCCCTTGTCGCTGTACGGCGACATGTCGGGCCAGATCAACGCGCTCGATCTCGGCGTCAAGCGCATGGACACGTTACTCGACCAGTATGGCGGTGCCGTGATCGCCGAAACATTCGGCGAATTGCGCGCGCGCGCCGCCAAGCTTATGCGTGCCTGCATCGCCGAGTTGCCCGATGGCACCTATTCGGCCGAAGACTGGCTCGACAATGACGGCATTTCCGACGTGCCGCTCAGAATAGCACTCGACATCGTCAAGAAGGGCGAGACGATGTCGCTCGATTTCTCGCGCTCGTCGCCGCCTTGTGCGGGCCCCGTCAACATCGCGCGTTCGACTGCAATCGCGTCGTGCTACGTGGCGCTCAAGCACGTGTTCCGCGACGTGCCAGCGAATGCGGGTTGCCTCGAACCGATCTCGTTCACGATCCCCGAAGTCTCGCTGCTGTCCGCGCAAGCGCCCAAACCCGTTGGCGGCTACACCGAAACGATCTTGCGCGTGATCGACGTAGTGTTCCAGGCATTGGCCAAAGCGGCGCCGCTTGCCGTCAATGGCTGCGCCTACGGCACCATCAACGCGCTGTCGCTTGCAGGCCACCGACGCGACGGGCGGCGCTGGGTGATGTTCTCGTTCTTCGGCGGCGGCCTCGGCGGCAGTCCCGAGAGCGACGGGCTCAACCACGGCAACGCACCCATCTCGACGGCGACGATCCCGCCCGTCGAAATTCTCGAAGCGGCCTATCCGGTACTGTTCACGCAGTGGGCGCTGCGGCCCGACAGCGGCGGTGCCGGACGCCATCGCGGCGGGCTTGGTGCCGTCTACGAACTCGAATTGCTCGAAGAGCAAGCCGACGTGTTCTTGTTCGGCGAGCGCGGCCGCACGGCTCCGCCGGGAGTCGCGGGTGGCAAGGAAGCCGCGATGAATCGCTTCTCCTATCCAACCGCGACCGGCGGCACGGCGCAGCCGCCGATGGCATCGAAGATGACCGGCCTGCACATCGCCAAGGGTGACCGCCTGCGCCTCGAAACGCCGGGTGGGGGCGGCTACGGCCTCCCGAACGAACGCCCGGCCAACGCGATCGCCCGTGACGTGGCCCTTGGCTATGTGACACAAGCCGCCGCCAACCGCGACTATCCCGCACAGGCCAAGGACGCCGCCCAATGA